The window CGTTCGGCACCCCTGCCGCGATCCCGTCCTCGACGCGCTCCTCGAAGAGATCGCCGGCTCCAAGCCGCACACATGGCAGTCCTGGATCGGCCACAGGCAGGGCACCACCGTCCGAGCGGTACGCCAGCAGCTCAGCGACGGCGGTTGGGTCCACCTCCAACCCGCAAGATTCTCGGGCTGTTCCCCACCACCAGGGTGCCCCTCCGCGACCCCCGCGTCCGCACGGAACTCCTCGACCTGGTCAACGCCGCCCTGCACCAACCCGTCGGCAGCATCGACTCCGCCGACGCCGCACTCGTGGCCATCGTTGCCGCCGGCGACCTGACGCTCGTCCTCGACCGTGGGACCAGACGCGCCAACAAGCAGCGCATCCAGGAACTCACCAAGCTCAGCGGACCGATCGGCCCCGCCCTGCGCAAATCGATCCAGGCCGCCGCGGTCGGTGAGGTCTAGTCGTCACCGGGATGAGGGGATCGACAGGACCGACAGGCTCGACATCGACAGGCTGTCGAAACGCCACGGCGAGGCGGAACTGTCTCCAGCGGCCACCTGACGCGCGAGGTGGTACGGCGGGGGAGAACGCGCCGTCCGATCGCCGCCAGACGGCGGGTCTCCTGTCGGCCAGGCTGCTGTCATGAACAACGCACTTGACGGCAAGGTGGCTCTGGTTACTGGTGGTGGTCGCGGCATCGGCGCTGCGGTGGCGCTGCGCCTGGCGGAGGACGGCGCCGATGTGGCGTTGACGTTCCAGCAGAATCAGCAGCGCGCCGATGACGTGGTGGACCAGATCAAGGCTGCGGGACGGCGGGCCATCGCCGTGCAGGCGGACAGCGCCGACCCGGCGGCCGTGGTCGGCGCGGTCGACCGGGTCGCCGGCGAGCTGGGCCGGTTGGACATCCTGGTCAACAACGCCGGCGCGTTCCTGCTCGGACCGTTGGAGCAACTTAAGCTGGAGGAGTTCGAACAGACCGTCGCGGTCAACGTCCGGGCACCGTTCATCGCCTCCCAGGCTGCGGTGCGACACATGTCGGCCGGTGGGCGGATCATCAACATCGGCAGCAACGTGGCAGAGCGGGCTGTCTTCCCGGGCTTCGCGCTGTATGCGATGAGCAAGACCGCCCTGATCGGCCTGACCAAAGCGCTCGGACGCGAACTCGGCGGCAGGGCGATCACCGTGAATCTGGTGAATCCAGGGGCCACGGACACGGAGCTGAACCCGGCCGACGGCCCCAATGCCGACACGATCAACGGGTACACCGCCCTCGGCCACTACGCGGACCCGGCCGATGTGGCAGCAGCGGTGGCGTTCCTCGCCGGCGCCGGCGGGCGCTACGTCACCGGGGCGACGATCAACGTGGACGGCGGCTTCACCATCTGATCGCCGCCGTCCCGGCCACCCTTGCACGCGGCTACGGCCCGTTCCTCCGCCGGGAACGGGCCGTAGCCTTTGCCGGTCAATCAGCACCCGAGCCGGACCACCTCCATCCGGCACGTCCGGATGCCGTACACCGGTGGGCCGATCAGCGTGCGCCGGATCTGCGTCTCGCGCCCGGATGCCGCAGGGCGGCTCAGGCCACGAGCAGGCGGAGGCCGAGCTCTGCCGTGTCGAGGGCGAGGAGGTCGCGGTTGCGCTCGGCCCACCGGCCTGAGGCGAGGTCTTCGCGGAGATTGCGGACTGCCCGTTGCTCAGCCTGCGGTCCGACCCTGGTCCACACCGAGACCGCGCGGCGGACATGTTCGTCGAGGTACGCCTCGGGCCGGCGCCAGTGTGCCTCGAAGAAGCCGTCGGCGCAGTTCCACGGGACGAGCAACGGCTCCGCGCGTCCTCCGATCGCGCTGGTCAGGTCGGCCAGTGAGGGCCAGCCGACGAGAAGGTTCGCGAACTCGGGCAGGTAGTCACGGGTGAGCCAGAACCGTTCACGCCAGCCGGTGTCATCGGCGTCGTACGTGAACACCACCACGCGGCGGGCCACCCGCCGCATCTCACGCAGCCCGGCGACGGGGTCCGGCCAGTGGTGGACGGTGCTGACGGCCATCGCGGCGTCGAAGGACTGGTCCTCGAACGGCAGATTCTCCGCATGGGCGGCCACGCACGGCGCGGCGCCCACGGGACGCTGCGCCCGCATGACCGCCGACGGTTCCACCGCCGTGACGTCCCGGTCGGGTGGTTCGTAGGAGCCGGTGCCAGCCCCGACGTTCAGCACCGTTCGTGCGTCCCCCAGCGCATCCCAGATGCGTGCGGCGATCCGTGGCTCGGTGCGTCGCGTCGCCGGGTAGGCAGATCCGATGGCGTCGTACAACTGTGCCCCGAACACCTTCAGTTGCTCCTCCGGCGTCGTCCTGATCCCGATCGCCCGTGCCTCCAGTTCCCTGTCTATGGCCGTCACCATGGCGGCAGCACGGTCGCGCTGGTCCATCAGCAGGCCACGCAGCCGGCACAGGTGCGCGACCGCGTCGGTGGCCGGGTCGTCGACCAGAGCCGCGATCTCCCGCAGCCCGAAGCCGAGCCGCCGGTAGGCGAGCACCTCCCGCAGCCGCTCCACATCGCCCGCCGAGTAGGCCCGGTGCCCGGCCGCGGTCCGCGTGGACGGCTCCAGGAGGCCGATCTCGTCGTAGTGATGCAGGGTGCGGACGCTGACCCCGGCCAACTCCGCCACGCGCCCCACCGTCAGGTGCTCCGCCACGCCCCCGACTATGTGGCATGACGTCGCGTGAGGAGCAAGCGCTTCGCCGCCGGCGCGTGGCGGGCGGCGACTGACCGTGGAGCCGTCGTCCCTACGACAGGGCCGAGGAACGCGAATCACCCCGGTGCCGGTCCGCCCTGCATGCCGATTACGGACCGACCGGGAAAGCGGGAAGCGGGGCCAGGAGCGGTCGACCCAACCCGGTGAGGAGCTTCGCGAGCCGATCGGCGAAGTGCAGCCATTCGGCAGGGCGCAGCGCCTGATCGGCGTCGCACCGCGCCGTCGCGGCGTCGCTGTGGACGTCGATGAGCAGGCCGTCGGCGCCGGCGGCTGCGGCAGCCAGTGCCATGGGCTCGACGAGCCCCCGGTTACCGGTGCCGTGGCTCGGGTCGACGAGGACGGGGAGGTGACTGAGCTGCTTCACCATGGGGACCGCGCTCAGGTCCAGGGTGAAGCGGGTCGCCCCTTCGAAGGTGCGGATCCCCCGCTCACAGAGCACGACGTTGGGATTGCCCCGAGCCAGCACGTACTCGGCCGCGTAGAGCCATTCCTTGATCGTGCACCCGAAGCCCCGCTTCAACAGCACCGGGAGGCCGGTCTCGGCGACCGCCGCCAGGAGCGAGAAGTTCTGCGCGTTGCGGGTGCCGATCTGCAGCATGTCGGCGTGTTCGGCGACCAGCCGGGCATGCCCGGGCTCCACCACCTCGGTGACCACCGGCAGCCCCACCTCGCGGCCGGCCTCCGCGAGCATCCGTACGCCCTCGATGCCCAGGCCCTGGAAGTCGTACGGGGACGTGCGCGGCTTGAAGCCGCCGCCGCGTAGCGCCCCGGCGCCGCCCCGGCGCACCAGGTCGGCGCAGTCGGACACCTGTTCGCGGCCCTCGACCGCGCAGGGCCCGGCGATCACGACGAACCCCTCACCACCGATGCCCAGTTGCGGGCCGAGGAACACGACCGAGCCGTCCGGCACGACGTCCCGGCTGGCCAGCGGTGGGTTCGCGTGCGACATGAGCACCTGCTCGACGCAGTCCAGCGCGGACAGCCGGTGGGTCAGCAGCACGTCCCCGTCGGGGAGGAACGCCACGGGCCGACCGCCGAGCACACAGGTCACGGGTGAGTGGGGGAGCGCGGCGACGGCCCGTAGGGAGGATGCGTCGGGATGCGTGCCACTTTTCATGATGACGAGCACTGTGCCTCCGTGCCGATGCGCTGGATGGGCGGAAGGGTGGGTGGACGGGTTCAGGACGCCGCTGCGGGCAGGTGCAGTGCGCCGCGGAAGAACGCCCCGATCTGTTCCTCGAGCCGGGCGAGCGCGTAGCCGCCCTCCTGGATGACCAGGAGCGGCCGACCTAGGGCGACGAGGCTCCTGCCCAGGTGCCACAGATCCTCGTCACCGACGTCGAACGTGCCGACCGGATCGTCGGCGGCGATGTCCAGCCCGAGCGACACCACGACCGTCGCCGGATCGAACCTGAGCACCCGCTCCAGCAGCCGGTCGACGGTGGCGCGGTAGCGGAGGCCATCGGTGCCGTCGGGCAGCGGCAGGTTGAAGGTGGTGTCGCGGGCGTCGCCGACGCCCACCTCGTCGGGGAATCCGGAGAAGAACGGGAAGTGCCGGTCGGGGTGGCCGTGCACGGACCCGTAGAACACCTGGGGGTCGGCCCAGAAGACGTCCTGGGTGCCGTTGCCGTGGTGGAAGTCCAGGTCGACGACGGCAACCCGGCCCAGCTCCCGCAGGCTCGCTGCAGCGAGCGCGGTGTTGTTGAGGTAGCAGAACCCGCTGAAGTCCGCCACCGCCGCGTGATGCCCCGGCGGCCGGCAGAGCCCGTAGACCAGCCCGGTGCCGCTGCGGATCAGGTCGGCGCCGGTCAGCGCGAGGTCTGCCGCCTCCCGGGCGGCCGACCACGTCGACGCCATGATCGGTGAACAGGTGTCCCGGCAGTAGTATCCGGCCAGCACCCGGGCCGAGGCGTCCGCCCCGATCCGGGCCGGGCCTCCGCGCGGGCCGAAGCTGTCCGGTATGACCGGACCGGGCCGACCCTCTTCGCTCCAGCGGGCGTAGGCGGTGGCGAGGAAGCGCAGCATTCCCGGGTCGTGCACGGTCAGCAGGGACTCCTCGCCGTGCGCGGTCGGTGCGACGACGCGGGTGCCCACGGAACGAACGCCCCGCAGCAGCGCGTCGACCCGTTCCGGCCGGTCCAGCACGTCGACGATCTGCCCGTCGTCCACCTGGTGCGAGGGATCGTGCTTGCGGTGCTCTCGCCCCAGCACCGTCGTCATGTTCGACACGGCACCCCCTCCTCGTGTTGGTGCAGGGAAATCTCCTCGAGCACGTGCAGGAGCCGTTCCGTGTCCGGGCTGGTGGTGGCGGTGATCCGGATGCCGTGCCCGGGGTAGGCGCGTACCGCTATGCCGGCGGTGGCCAGCCGCAGCGCGACCGCGGCGGCGTGTCGCCCGAGTGCCAACCAGACGAAGTTCCCCTGGGAGGGCACGACCGGCCAGCCCGCCGTGTGGAGCCGCGCGGTCATGCTCTCCCGCTCGGAGACGATGCGGCGTACCCGGCGGGTGATCTCGGGTTCGTCGTGCAGCGCGGCCACCGCCGCGGCCTCGGCGACCCGGCTCAGGCCGAACGGCAGCATCACGTTACGTAGCGCCGCGCTGACCACGGGGTGGGCGATGGCGTACGCCACCCGGAGCCCGGCCAGACCGTACGCCTTGGAGAAGGTGCGTAGCACGCACAGGTTGCCCCGGTCGGGCAGGGCCCGCAGCCCGTCCGCGAGGTCCGGCGCCGTACCGAACTCGTGGTACGCCTCGTCGAGGACGACGGTGACCCGCGGGGGGACCGCGTCCAGGAACCGCTCCAACGCCTCCTGCGTGAAGGCCGTACCGGTGGGGTTGTTCGGATTGCACAGGAAGACCAGGCGGGTCCTCGGGCCGACCCGGTCGGCGATGTCGTCGAGGTCCAACCGGTGCTCGCGGAGCGGGGACCGCACGGGCACCGCCTCGTGCAGCAGGGCGTCCACGAGATAGTCGTCGAACGAAGGCCAGGGGAGGACCACCTCGTCACCGGGGCCGGCGGTCGCGTGGACCAACCCGCGGCACAGGGCGACCAGTCCGGGACCGGCGACGACCATCTCCGCCGGCACCTCGCGACGGCTGGCCAGCAGGGCGGTCAGCTCCCCGTTGTCCATCGAGGGGTAGCGGTGGCCGTCCCGGCAACTGCGCAGTATCGCCTGCTGCACCGCCTCGGTGGGACCGTACGGGTTCTCGTTGAGGCCCATCCGGTGCGTGGGGCCGGCAAGCGCCAGGGGCGGCATCGGTTCGTCGGGCTCGGCGAAGGAACGCAGGGCGGGATGGTGGCGCGGCCGGTCCGTCACCGCGGTCCCTCCGCCCGGTCCCCGGGGTCCGGGTCCGCGCCGATCACGGGCAGCGGCGGCAGCCGGTGGGCCACCCGCTGCGGGCGGCCGAAGACCAGCCAGCAGCAGACGACCGGGCCGATCGTGGCCACCAGGTCCAACTCGTCGCGGTGCTCGTGGTAGCCCGGCATCGACACGATGGCCGCATCCGACCGCCCGGCGAGTGTGTGTCGCAGGGCGATCGGCTTGGCCGAGACGTAGTCCACCCGCGAGAAGTCGGCGAGATCCAGGTAGCCGCGGGTGGCCGGCATGAGGGCGATGCTGGTCGGGCGGGCCACGTCGGCCCGCTTGACCAGCGCCAACGGCATCGTGGGCAGCGCGAAGAAGTCCACCATCGCGACCCTCCGCCAGTCGCGGGTCACCAGCAGGTCCACGTCCTGGTGCGCACTGTTGACCACCAGCAGCCGGAGGCCGTCGCCAGCGAGGAAGTCGCCTGCCGCCGCG is drawn from Micromonospora sp. NBC_01740 and contains these coding sequences:
- a CDS encoding SDR family NAD(P)-dependent oxidoreductase, which produces MNNALDGKVALVTGGGRGIGAAVALRLAEDGADVALTFQQNQQRADDVVDQIKAAGRRAIAVQADSADPAAVVGAVDRVAGELGRLDILVNNAGAFLLGPLEQLKLEEFEQTVAVNVRAPFIASQAAVRHMSAGGRIINIGSNVAERAVFPGFALYAMSKTALIGLTKALGRELGGRAITVNLVNPGATDTELNPADGPNADTINGYTALGHYADPADVAAAVAFLAGAGGRYVTGATINVDGGFTI
- a CDS encoding MerR family transcriptional regulator, with product MAEHLTVGRVAELAGVSVRTLHHYDEIGLLEPSTRTAAGHRAYSAGDVERLREVLAYRRLGFGLREIAALVDDPATDAVAHLCRLRGLLMDQRDRAAAMVTAIDRELEARAIGIRTTPEEQLKVFGAQLYDAIGSAYPATRRTEPRIAARIWDALGDARTVLNVGAGTGSYEPPDRDVTAVEPSAVMRAQRPVGAAPCVAAHAENLPFEDQSFDAAMAVSTVHHWPDPVAGLREMRRVARRVVVFTYDADDTGWRERFWLTRDYLPEFANLLVGWPSLADLTSAIGGRAEPLLVPWNCADGFFEAHWRRPEAYLDEHVRRAVSVWTRVGPQAEQRAVRNLREDLASGRWAERNRDLLALDTAELGLRLLVA
- the aroF gene encoding 3-deoxy-7-phosphoheptulonate synthase, giving the protein MAFLPDGDVLLTHRLSALDCVEQVLMSHANPPLASRDVVPDGSVVFLGPQLGIGGEGFVVIAGPCAVEGREQVSDCADLVRRGGAGALRGGGFKPRTSPYDFQGLGIEGVRMLAEAGREVGLPVVTEVVEPGHARLVAEHADMLQIGTRNAQNFSLLAAVAETGLPVLLKRGFGCTIKEWLYAAEYVLARGNPNVVLCERGIRTFEGATRFTLDLSAVPMVKQLSHLPVLVDPSHGTGNRGLVEPMALAAAAAGADGLLIDVHSDAATARCDADQALRPAEWLHFADRLAKLLTGLGRPLLAPLPAFPVGP
- a CDS encoding histone deacetylase family protein; this encodes MTTVLGREHRKHDPSHQVDDGQIVDVLDRPERVDALLRGVRSVGTRVVAPTAHGEESLLTVHDPGMLRFLATAYARWSEEGRPGPVIPDSFGPRGGPARIGADASARVLAGYYCRDTCSPIMASTWSAAREAADLALTGADLIRSGTGLVYGLCRPPGHHAAVADFSGFCYLNNTALAAASLRELGRVAVVDLDFHHGNGTQDVFWADPQVFYGSVHGHPDRHFPFFSGFPDEVGVGDARDTTFNLPLPDGTDGLRYRATVDRLLERVLRFDPATVVVSLGLDIAADDPVGTFDVGDEDLWHLGRSLVALGRPLLVIQEGGYALARLEEQIGAFFRGALHLPAAAS
- a CDS encoding aminotransferase class I/II-fold pyridoxal phosphate-dependent enzyme; amino-acid sequence: MTDRPRHHPALRSFAEPDEPMPPLALAGPTHRMGLNENPYGPTEAVQQAILRSCRDGHRYPSMDNGELTALLASRREVPAEMVVAGPGLVALCRGLVHATAGPGDEVVLPWPSFDDYLVDALLHEAVPVRSPLREHRLDLDDIADRVGPRTRLVFLCNPNNPTGTAFTQEALERFLDAVPPRVTVVLDEAYHEFGTAPDLADGLRALPDRGNLCVLRTFSKAYGLAGLRVAYAIAHPVVSAALRNVMLPFGLSRVAEAAAVAALHDEPEITRRVRRIVSERESMTARLHTAGWPVVPSQGNFVWLALGRHAAAVALRLATAGIAVRAYPGHGIRITATTSPDTERLLHVLEEISLHQHEEGVPCRT